The Amycolatopsis sp. DG1A-15b genome contains the following window.
TCGATTTTCGACATACCGGGATCTCCTTTTGCAGCTGGCCGACCACGGGGCGCGGTCCGACGAACGGACGAGAAAGTCAGGACTCGCTCGAAATTCCGGCTTCGGGTCCCGGCTTCACCGAATGCGCCGAGGTCCGGGGCGATACCTTCACCTTACGCCCGTGCCGGCCACACCCACGCTCTGGTCCGACCGCGTCCCGGTGAGTTCCGGGCACCACCGTCGTGCTCCTGGCGCCGACCGACACCTTCGCCGGGACGCCCGGGCACGGTCGCCCTCTTGGAACGAGCCCGGCAGGGGCGGCCGGAGCCGCCCCTACCGGGCTGGGTTCAGCGAGAGTTGTGTCAGATGCACACGACCGTGAAGCCGGCGAGGCCGCCTGCGCCGTTGAGCCCGGGGATGCCGTTCGCCGTCATGAGGGCGTCGGTGCCGCCGCCACCGGTCACGGTGCCGGAGCTGCCGACACCACCCGCACCGAGAGTCCCGCCGGCGCCACCAGCGCCGGCGGCGGCCGGGTTGCAGCCGTTGCCGCCGCGGCCACCGGTGCCGCCATTGGCGCCGTTGCCACCGGTCACGGTGAGGCTGTCGTCGCCGAGGCCGCCGTTGACGGTCCCGCTGTTGCCGACACCGCCGGCGCCACCGGCACCGCCACCGCCACCGGCGCCACCGATCTGGCCACCGCCGACGCCGTTGCCGCCGTTGCCCGCGGTCCCGCCGAGGCCACCGGCCCCGCCGTCGACCTTCAAGGTGTCATTGCCCGCATCGCCGGTGACGGAACCGGAACTGCCGATCCCGCCCGCTCCGCCGACGCCGCCGAAACCGCCCGCGCCACCGCCGTGACCCGCGCCGGCGTTTCCGCCCGCGCTGCCGTTGGCTCCGGCACCACCGGCCAGAGTGATGCCGTCGAGTCCGTCGTCACCGCTGACGATCCCCGAACTGCCGAGACCGATACCGCCCACGCCGCCTGCGCCCCCGACGCCGCCGACGCCACCGGTACCGGCGCTGGGTCCGCTCGGGCCGCCGAGCGCGCCGGCGCCACTGGCGCCGCCCTTGCCACCGATGACCTTCACCGTGTCGTTGCCGAGGCCGCCGTGGATGGCGCCGACGCCGGCCTGGCCGCCCGCTCCGCCCGCGCCGCCGACTCCACCGGCACCGCCGGCGCCGCTGAGGACTCCGGCGCCGCCGGTCCCGCCGAGGCCGCCGCTCCCACCGGCGCCACCGGTGGCGGTGACGCTGTCGGCGCCGTCCCCGCCGTTGACCGTTCCGGTGCTGCCCAGCGCGAGGCCACCCACGCCGCCTGCCACGCCGGCACCGCCGGCGAATCCGGCCGGGCTGGTACTCGTGCCGGACCCACCCGCGCCGCCGGGAGCACCGGTGGTGCCCGCCGTGCCGGTCATGGTGACCGTGTCGTTGCCGGCCAAGGCGTCGATGGTGCCGCTCATGGGCCCACCGGTGACGGTGACGACGTCGTTGCCGGCGGTACCGGTGAGGATCTGCCCGGCGGCAATGCCGGCGGTACAGGTGACGGTGTCACCGGAACCGTTGAAGACGCGGGTGCAGCCGACCGGATCGGCGTGGGCCGCGCCAGGGACGATCAAGGCGAACCCCGCGGCGGTACCCAGTCCAATGAGGCCGGTACGGGTTCGACGAGCCGTAGTGGTGCGTGCGCTTGATCTCATGGGAAAACCTTCATGGCGTTGAGTGGATCCGGGCTGAAGCCACGGAACCGGGAGTGCAGCTGACAACCACTTTGCCGATGGCATTTCGTACCGAATATCCGGGGCATGGTCCGTCGGCACTCCCAAGCCCCACACTCGCCCCGCCGCGGACACTTGGCAACGAAAAGGCGATAGTTCACTCCTCTGCGAGGATATCCCCCGATGCGAGAGCCGAATCCGGAGATAACCATCGAATTCCACTGAATCCGATTAATCGCGCAGCAGTACGAGCCCGTAAACCAGCAAATCGGTGCAGATATGGCAGATGAACCACTTCGCGTACCGCCATTCGGGGGCCTGGGGTATCCATCGTCCGACGGCCGGCGATAGGGTATCTTCCGTTACCCCGGACCTCGGTACCTGGCCTGCCCGCCACGACAGCGACGCAGATCACGAGCCGAGGTCTTTTCGTGGGCCGAATCACGCGTCCCGTTCGGCGAATCGGGCCGCCTCCGCGGCATTCTCCTGCTGCCGCCCCGCACCGCAATCCGCCACTATTGTGCTCCAGGAAAGAAATCGTCATGCGACACGTCCGCACCATTGCCCGAGCCCTGTTCGGGGCCACCGTCGCGACCGGAGGCCTGGTCGCACTGGCTCCGGCGGCGCAGGCCATCACCATTCCGGTGGCCTGCAGCGAAAACGCTCTGGTCGCGGCGGTGAACCTGGCCAACTCCACCCCCACCTCCGACACCCTCGTCCTGGCCGGCGGCTGCACCTACGGCATCACCGCCGCCCACGGCGGCACCGCCAACGCGCTCCCCGTCATCACCACCCCGATCGAGATGACCGGCCCCGCCACCATCACCAACGCCTCACTGGCCGGTCTCGGCATGTTCCGCATCGCCGAAGTCGGCCCGACCGGCAACCTCACCCTCATCACCGGAGTCGCCTTCACGCACGGCAACGTCGTCGGCGACGGCGGCGCCATCCTCAACCACGGTGCGGTCACCCTCACCGGAAGCACCCTGACCGGCAACACCGCCTCCGGCAACGGCGGCGGCCTCGCCAATCCCGACACCCCCAACGGCACCGCACCCGCCGCCACCTTCACCAACAGCCCGCTGTCCGGCAACACCACCCTCCTCGGCGACGGCGGCGCCATCTACAACGGCCTCCGCGGCACCCTCTCCGTCACGGGCGTCTCCGGCAGCCCGCTGTTCATCACCGGCAACAGTGCGGGCCGTGGCGGCGGAATCTCCGCGGTCGGCTCCACCGCGACGACCCTCACCCAGACCGCCGTCACCGACAACCACGCACTGCTGCTCCTGGGCAACTCCGGCGGCGTCTCCCGCCAAGGCGGCACCATGACCACCAATAACGCCCCCATCACCGCCAACACCCCCGACAACTGCGTCGGCAGCGTCCCCGCCGTCCCCGGCTGCACCGGCTGACCACCGCACCGAACCCCGCGGCCCGCAAAGAGATCCAACCCACCACAAAGGAGAACCCATCATGGGAATCGTCATCATCGGCGGCCTGCTCGACTCCGTCGTCGGCATCGTCAACGGCGCCGTAGTCGCCATCACCAGCGCCGCCGGCGCCGTCCTGCTCCCCCTCCTGCCGCTGTAACAACCACAGCTCGACCACCCCGACCTCCGCAGGCCACCCGGCCGGCGGGGGTCGGGGTGGGTAGGCCCTTGGTCGGCCGAGGGTGTTCACCCCTTTGGCCGTGATCCAACACGGGATGGCGTCAACTGCGCGCGGGCGGGGCCGCGACCGGCGGCGCCGTTGTGACGAGCTCGTCGCCTCGGTAGCCCAGGCGGCCCCGGGTCGCGATGAGGACCACCGCAGCCGCCAGCGCCGACGCGAGCAGGAACACCCACGCGACGTCGTCGGTTGTCGCACTGGGGAAGAGGTCCGCCCATGCGATCGAGATGGTGTTGTTCACGCTCGTGTGCACCAGCATCGCGATCGGCAGGCTCTGGCCGCTGCGGTTGAACACCCACGTCATCACAATGCTGAACAGCGTTGTCGTGGCGATGAACTTGACGATGGTCCAGACCGTTACGTCCGGCCATTGGCCCCACTCCGAAAAGAACAGCGGCAGGTGCCACAGACCCCACAACGGACCCAGGATCAGCGTGCCGCGCAGCGGGCCGAACTTCGGCTGCAGGTAAGGCAGGGCGAAGTCGCGCCAGCCGGGCTCTTCCGCGAGACCCGTCGTCACCATCTGGAACACCAGGCCGGGGAGCAGGGCCACGAACACCGCCGCGCCCGGGAGGTGGATGTCGCCGCCGCTCAGAGCCACCCCGGTCAAGATCATCGCCGCCGGGACGCCGAGGATCGCTCCCACGTACCAGCGCCAGTTCACGTTCCACTTCAGCAGCCGGCCGGCCCAGCGCCGCAGGCCCGGCCGGCCCTCGGCGGCCGCGGTGACGAGGAACGCCGCGAGGATCGGGCCGAGGTAGGCGCCGGGCAGCACGCCGAGCACCTGGGTCGTGCCCATGATCTTCGGGAAGTCGATCTCCGGTTCCAGGCCGAGACCGTTCATGCCCAGCACGTACGGCGTCCACGCGATCCAGCTCAGCGCGAACGCGAGGGTGAAGAAGCTGACGAGCGGGTACCGGGCGATCAAGCCACGGATTCCGCCGTGCGGCGCGATTTGCTGCGGAACAGCCATGATGGTCCTTTCTCAAGTGGACAGTCAGTCGCCGACGCGCATGGCCGCGACGGCGGCGGGGCGCAACGCGAACCGGGTGGGAACGGCGATGGCGCCCCAGCCGGCGAGGGCGAGGATCCCGGCGTAGAGCAGGGGCAGCGCGGATCCGGGCAGCCTCACGGCTGCCCCGCCGCGACGGTGCCGACGAGCACCTGGTCGGCGAGGAACGCCGGGTCGGACCGCTGGTTGCCCAGCCGCAGCGGGAGCACGATGTTCTGCTCGACCGTCAACGCGTCCAGCAGGTAGCTTCACGGCGGTCATGGGCCCGTCCGGGCCGGGCCAGAGCACGTTCCTGCTCTGCGCCGTTCGCGACTGCTGTCATCGCTGGTGTCCTTCCCCTGCTTTCCGGTGACTCCGACGCTAGGGGCGGGAAGGGCGCGCCACACTGGCCTGCGCACCCGGACAGGTGGTGTAGCCAGCTACACCCCGTCGGCGGGTTCAGTAGAGTCCTGGCAGGACCGCAGGCCCCGGGGAGCGGCGATGAGGACAGCGATCAAGCGCAGCACAGCCGCCACCGCGGTGCTCGCGTCGGGCCTGCAAACGGCGTTGCCCGCGCTGGCCGGCGTGCTCGTCCTGCCGTTGCTGGTGCTGCTGCTGCCGTTCGGGCCGGCGGTGCTGAAGCCGGTGCGTGTGCTGGCCGGGCTGGAGCGCGAGCGCGCCGGGCGGCACCTGGGGTATTCCCTGCCGGAGGCCGCCCACGCCGAGGGCGGTGGCCGGGTGCGTGCGCTGTGGGACCCAGCGACCTGGCGAGCTCTGCTGTGGATGGTGGTACACGGGTTCGCGGGCACGTTCCTCGGCCTGCTGGGCATCACGCTGTGGCCCGCGATCGTGGCGAGCGCGACCATGCCCCTGTACTGGTGGCTGTTCCCGCCGGAAAGCTTCACCGGGATGTACGTCGTCGTCCGGACGTGGCCGCAGGCCCTGACCCTGCCGCTGCTGCAGGCCGCGCTCTACGCCGCCGCGGTGGTGTGGCTGGTACCGGTGATCGCGAGCGGGCAGCTCCGGCTCGCGCGGTCGCTGCTCGGGCCGAACGAGGCCGAGCTGCTGGCCCGGCAGGTCGAGCGGCTCACCGAAACGCGGGCCGAAGCGCTGGAATCGCACGGCGCCGAGCTCCGCCGCATCGAGCGTGATCTGCACGACGGCATCCAGGCGCAGCTGGTCGCGGTCTCGGTGCGCCTCGGGCTCGCCGCGCGCGTCCTGGCGGCCGAGCCGGACAGCCCCGCCGCTGCGCTGCTGCAGGACGCCAGGACGGGCATCGAGGACTCGCTGGGCAACCTGCGCAGCATCATCCGCGGCATCTACCCGCCGATCCTCGCCGACCGCGGCCTCGCCGGGGCCGTGCACGCGCTGGCGGACGGCCAGCGCATCCCGGTGACCGTGCGCGTCCCCGACGACCTGCCGCGGCCGCCGGCGGCGATCGAGGCGGCGGCCTACTTCGTCATCGCCGAATCGCTGACCAACGTCACCAAGCACAGCACGGCCGAGCACGCCGAGGTGGCGCTCGACGGGGACGGGAAGAACCTGCGGGTGACCGTGCGCGACGACGGCCAGGGCGGCGCCGATGCCGACGGTGGAAGCGGGCTGTCCGGCATCCGGCACCGGGTCGCGGCACTCGACGGCACCGCGCGGATCGACAGTCCGGTGAACGAAGGAACGACGATCGAGGTACTGCTGCCATGCGGATAGTGCTCGCCGAGGACAACGCCCTCCTGCGCGAGGGGATCTCGCTGCTGGTCAAGAGCGCGGGACACGAGATCGCCGGGATCGCGGCCAGCGGCCCGGAGATCCTGCCGGCGCTGCTGGAGCACCGGCCGGACATCGCGGTGCTCGACGTCCGGCTGCCGCCGACCTTCCGCGACGAGGGACTGCGCGCGGCGATCGAGGCCCGCGAGCACCTGCCGGGACTGCCGGTGCTGGTGCTGTCCCAGTACGTCGAGCAGGCCTACGCCAAAGAGCTGCTGGAGACGGGCGCTGCCGGCACCGGCTACCTGCTGAAGGACCGCGTCGGCCGGGTCGAGGAGTTCCTGGACGCGCTCGACCGCGTCGCGGCCGGGGGCACGGCCCTCGATCCCGAGGTCGTCTCGCAGCTGATGAACAAGCGCGACCCGCTGCACAGCCTCACCGCGCGTGAGCAGGAGGTGCTGCACCTCATGGCCCAAGGCCACGACAACCTCACGATCGCCGCGGAACTGGTCGTCACCGAGCGCGCGGTGAACAAGCACATCGGCAACATCTTCCGCAAGCTCGGCCTGCCCACGAGCGACAGCGGCCACCGGCGGGTGCTGGCCGTGCTCGCGTACGTCAACGCCTGAACCTCACCGGTGAGCGCGGCTACCCACCCAGTGCGACGTGGAAGATCTTCTCGTTGCTGTTGTCGGGAGTGCTGTCCTTGTCGCCGTTGTTGGTGGTGGTCAGCCAGAGACCGCCGTCGGGTGCGGGTTCCACGGTGCGCAACCGTCCGTAGGTGCCGTTGAAGTACGCCTGGACGTCGGTCAGGTCGCTCCCGCTGATCACTTCCCGGTACATCCGGGTCCCGCGTTCGCAGGCGACGTAGAGCACGTCGCGGACGATGGCGATGCCGGAGCAGGAACCGTCCGCCGTGGGGTAGGTGCGCTTGGGTGCGATGTACCCGGGGGTGCCGCACGTTCCGGAGGTGCCTTCACACGCCGGCCAGCCGTAGTTGCCGCCCTTGGTGATCAGGTTGGTTTCGTCCATGGTTCCGTCGCCGAACTCCTGTTCCCACAACCGTCCTCGGGAGTCGAACGCGAGTCCCTGCGGGTTGCGGTGGCCGTAGCTCCACACGTAGTTGCCGAAGGGGTTGTCCGCAGGCACGGTGCCGTCCGGGTTGATGCGCAGGACCTTGCCGTTGAGGCCGGCGGTGTTCTGCGCGTTGTTGCCGTTCTGGGCGTCACCGGTGGTGGCGTAGAGCTTGCCGTCGGGACCGAAGCGCAGCCGGCCGCCGTTGTGGTACTTGTTGCGCAGCAACCCGCTGACCAGTACCTGTTCCGTGGCCGTGCTGAGCCGGTCGTTCTCCAGCTTGATCCGCACGATCCGGTTGTCGGTCGGCGAGGTGTGCATGATGTAGAGCCAGTGGTCGCCGGCGAAGCCGGCCGAGATGGCGAGGCCGAGCAGGCCGCCCTCGCCGTCGGTGTTGTCCACGCCGGGAACCGTGCCCACGCTGGTCTTGGCGCCGGTGGCGGGGTTCAGGTGGACGATGTCGTGGGCGTCGCGCCGGGTGTAGAGAATCGTGCCGTCCGGCAACGTCACCAGGCCCCACGGGATATCGGTGTCGGTGGCGATCTGCGTCACCGCGCACACGGAGTCGCCGCAGGCCGCGCCGGTGGTCACGGTCGTGGTCGCACTGTGCGGCGACACGTTCGCCTGCGCGTCCCGCGCCACGACGTAGTACGTGTAGCTCGTGTTCGCCGCCAAGCCACTGTCGACGAAGGTGGTCGCGGGCGGCGCGGCGGCGGTCCCGGTGACGGCACCGACCTTCGTGCCGCCCCGGTAGACGTCATAAGCCCGGACGCCGATGTTGTCCGTGGCCGCGGCCCAGTTCAGGGTCACCGTGGTGCCGGATGCGGCGCCGGTCAGCTGCGTGGGCGCGCTCGGTGCCTGGGTGTCCGGCCGGCACTGCGGGGGCGTGATCGAGACCGTGGTGCTGGCCTGGGAGACGTTGCCCGCGGCGTCGCGGGCGTTGACGTACAGGCCCCAGGTCGCACCGGCGACGACCGTGAGGCTCGTCGACAGCGTGCTCCCGCTCACCGACTTCATCGACTGGCCGTCGTGGTAGACGTCGTAGAACGCGACGCCCACGTTGTCGGTGGCGGCGTTCCACGAGAACGTCACCGCGTCGCAGACCAGGTCGCTCACCCGCGGGTTGCCCGGCACGCTCGGCGGCTGGGTGTCGGCGCCGAGCGAGGTCCGCCACTTCTGGTTGCTTCCCCCGGTGCAGGTGTACAAGCCGACCAGGGTGCTGTTCGCGGTCCCCGCGCCGGTGACGTCCAGGCAGAGGCCGGACTGGACGCCGGTGACGGTGCCGTCGGCGTTGACCCGCCACTTCTGGTTGGCGCCGCCGTTGCAGGGGTAGATCTGCGCGTCGGCGGGGGACGTGGTGCTCGCGCCGGCGACGTCCAGGCACATCGCGGGGTCGTACACCCGCAGTTCACCCGCCGCCGTGAACGTCCACGCCTGGTTGGCTTGGCCGTTGCAGTCGTAGATGTTCACCCGGGTCTTCGGCGCGGTGCCGTTGCCGACGACGTCCAGGCACCGCCCGGACGCCACGCCGACCACGGTGGCACCGGGAGCCGCCGCGGCGGCAGCGGGCACGACCGCCGTCACCGCGGCGACGGCCGCGAAAACCGCGCCAAGGACACGCCGGCGGGAGTTCAAGGGGGTCATTCTCAAGACCTTTCGCTGTGGTCCACTCGAGATGCCTCACGCGTCGAAGCGGAAGTGCACGGTGCGGTGGTAGTCGCCGGTGGCGGCGTTCGGGCGGCTCTCCGGGCCCAGCGACGCGACGCCGTGGAACTTGTTGCCGATCGGCGCGATGCCGTCGAGGAAGGAGATGCTGCCGGCCGGGTAGGTGACGACGGCGTTCTGCGGGTCGGGCCCCACCTTCGGGGTGAACAACCGCAGGAACAGGCCCTCCTCCGCGGCGACCACCGTGACGGCGCCTTCGGTGGTCTCCAGGACGGCCCAGCAAGTCCGGGCGTGGTAACCCTTGAACTCCGGGTACTGGTACCCGCTCGCCCCGGTCGCGGTGTCGTTGTACGGCTTGCGCCAGACGTCGGGCTGCACCCCGCGCAGCCGGTTCTTGTAGACGCGGTAGGGCCCGTCCCCGAGCCACGTCAGGCCCCGCACGTTCGCCTCCGGGTAGTCGAAGTTCACGCCGAGGTGGTCGTGGTCGCCGGTGGCCCGGTAGCGGTACTCCAGCCGCAGCCAGCCGTTGGCGTCCAGCCGCCAGCGCACCGACGACAGGTCGCCGCTGTAGTCCGCCTGGGCGACCCAGCCCGTGCCGTCGCGGAAGTGGCTGAACGCGGTGAGGGTGGCCGCCCCGCCGGCCGGGACGGGCCCGTTGGCCAGCGACACCGGCGTGCTGCCTCGGCGCACGCCGCTCAGCCGCCCGCTGGCCTTGCTGATGGTGATCCGGGTGGCCCCGGCGATGAGCGTCACGTCACCGGCGGTCTCCCCTGCGGTCACGCTCCCCGTGGTCGCCGGGCGGACCAGGAGGGCGGCGTGGTCCGGCGCCTTGCGGATGCGCCACGTCCAGGCGGTGATGGTCCGGCCGGTCGGGTCGGTGACACTCAGCTGCAGCGCGTCGGCGCCGGTCCAGTCGGCGGGCAAGCCGAGCGCCAGCACGCCGGTGGCTCCCGGCGCGACGTCCGGCGCCTCCGCCTGGCCTTGGGCGAGGACCTGGTGGCCGGTTCCCGCACCCGGCCGGGGAAACGCCAGCAGCTGCCAGCTGAACCGGCACGCGCGGAGATTCGTGAAGTCGTACCGGTTGACGAGCTTCACGGTCTTGTCGAACGACGCCGGGAAGACCGAGTCGTAGTAGGCGGGATTGGCCGGCTGGACCGGCGACCAGATGTCCTTGATCGTGAAGAAGCTGCCTTCCTTCTCGCGGTAGGGCCCGAGGATGCCGTCGGGAGCGCGGCTGCCGTTGGTGTCGAGGACCCCGCCACGGTCGTCGCGCACGACGCTTTCGTCGACGAATGCCCAGATGAACCCGCCCGCCGAACGCTGCGACCCGCCCATGAGCTTCCAGTA
Protein-coding sequences here:
- a CDS encoding CPBP family intramembrane glutamic endopeptidase, producing the protein MAVPQQIAPHGGIRGLIARYPLVSFFTLAFALSWIAWTPYVLGMNGLGLEPEIDFPKIMGTTQVLGVLPGAYLGPILAAFLVTAAAEGRPGLRRWAGRLLKWNVNWRWYVGAILGVPAAMILTGVALSGGDIHLPGAAVFVALLPGLVFQMVTTGLAEEPGWRDFALPYLQPKFGPLRGTLILGPLWGLWHLPLFFSEWGQWPDVTVWTIVKFIATTTLFSIVMTWVFNRSGQSLPIAMLVHTSVNNTISIAWADLFPSATTDDVAWVFLLASALAAAVVLIATRGRLGYRGDELVTTAPPVAAPPARS
- a CDS encoding sensor histidine kinase translates to MRTAIKRSTAATAVLASGLQTALPALAGVLVLPLLVLLLPFGPAVLKPVRVLAGLERERAGRHLGYSLPEAAHAEGGGRVRALWDPATWRALLWMVVHGFAGTFLGLLGITLWPAIVASATMPLYWWLFPPESFTGMYVVVRTWPQALTLPLLQAALYAAAVVWLVPVIASGQLRLARSLLGPNEAELLARQVERLTETRAEALESHGAELRRIERDLHDGIQAQLVAVSVRLGLAARVLAAEPDSPAAALLQDARTGIEDSLGNLRSIIRGIYPPILADRGLAGAVHALADGQRIPVTVRVPDDLPRPPAAIEAAAYFVIAESLTNVTKHSTAEHAEVALDGDGKNLRVTVRDDGQGGADADGGSGLSGIRHRVAALDGTARIDSPVNEGTTIEVLLPCG
- a CDS encoding response regulator transcription factor, with the protein product MRIVLAEDNALLREGISLLVKSAGHEIAGIAASGPEILPALLEHRPDIAVLDVRLPPTFRDEGLRAAIEAREHLPGLPVLVLSQYVEQAYAKELLETGAAGTGYLLKDRVGRVEEFLDALDRVAAGGTALDPEVVSQLMNKRDPLHSLTAREQEVLHLMAQGHDNLTIAAELVVTERAVNKHIGNIFRKLGLPTSDSGHRRVLAVLAYVNA
- a CDS encoding PQQ-dependent sugar dehydrogenase, coding for MTPLNSRRRVLGAVFAAVAAVTAVVPAAAAAAPGATVVGVASGRCLDVVGNGTAPKTRVNIYDCNGQANQAWTFTAAGELRVYDPAMCLDVAGASTTSPADAQIYPCNGGANQKWRVNADGTVTGVQSGLCLDVTGAGTANSTLVGLYTCTGGSNQKWRTSLGADTQPPSVPGNPRVSDLVCDAVTFSWNAATDNVGVAFYDVYHDGQSMKSVSGSTLSTSLTVVAGATWGLYVNARDAAGNVSQASTTVSITPPQCRPDTQAPSAPTQLTGAASGTTVTLNWAAATDNIGVRAYDVYRGGTKVGAVTGTAAAPPATTFVDSGLAANTSYTYYVVARDAQANVSPHSATTTVTTGAACGDSVCAVTQIATDTDIPWGLVTLPDGTILYTRRDAHDIVHLNPATGAKTSVGTVPGVDNTDGEGGLLGLAISAGFAGDHWLYIMHTSPTDNRIVRIKLENDRLSTATEQVLVSGLLRNKYHNGGRLRFGPDGKLYATTGDAQNGNNAQNTAGLNGKVLRINPDGTVPADNPFGNYVWSYGHRNPQGLAFDSRGRLWEQEFGDGTMDETNLITKGGNYGWPACEGTSGTCGTPGYIAPKRTYPTADGSCSGIAIVRDVLYVACERGTRMYREVISGSDLTDVQAYFNGTYGRLRTVEPAPDGGLWLTTTNNGDKDSTPDNSNEKIFHVALGG